Proteins encoded in a region of the Desulfovermiculus halophilus DSM 18834 genome:
- the dsrK gene encoding sulfate reduction electron transfer complex DsrMKJOP subunit DsrK: protein MSKLPAADTLAASIDYTPPRKPWMEVPAEFRPGVYSYPANPKNLKILDFPNPRQWAPEDDDWKLPENWQEIIYEGFKERLHKYRSLKVFMDVCVRCGACADKCHYFIGSGDPKNMPVLRAELLRSVYRRDFTMAGKILKSLSGSRELTEDVIKEWFMYFYQCSECRRCSLFCPYGIDTAEITMMGRELLNLLGLNINWVMEPVANCFRVGNHLGIPPHTFKDIVDFMCEDIEDITGVKIDPPINKKGAEILFVTPSGDYFADPGTYTFMGYLMLFHELGLDYTMSAYASEGGNFGLFTSAEAMKRLNAKIYAEAKRLGVKWILGGECGHMWRVINQYMDTMNGPADFLDVPRNPLTGTVFSNARSTKMVHITEFTADLIKNKVLNLDPSRNDNLNVTYHDSCNPSRAMGLLEEPRYVIKNVCNNFYEMPEQTIREQTFCCGSGSGLNNEEFMEMRMRGGMPRANAVKHVQEQYGVNMLSCICAIDRAALPPLMEYWVPGVDVTGVHELVANALVMRGEKERETDLRGEPLPGKEG from the coding sequence ATGTCCAAATTGCCAGCAGCCGATACACTCGCAGCGAGTATTGATTACACTCCGCCGCGCAAGCCGTGGATGGAAGTTCCGGCAGAATTCCGGCCTGGGGTATATAGTTATCCGGCCAATCCCAAAAATCTTAAGATCCTGGATTTTCCCAATCCCAGGCAATGGGCCCCTGAGGACGACGATTGGAAACTGCCTGAGAATTGGCAAGAGATTATTTATGAGGGTTTTAAGGAGCGGTTGCACAAGTATCGTTCGTTAAAGGTCTTTATGGATGTGTGTGTCCGGTGCGGGGCATGTGCAGACAAATGTCATTATTTCATAGGCTCCGGTGACCCTAAAAACATGCCGGTGTTGCGGGCTGAATTGCTGCGTTCCGTATATCGCCGGGACTTCACCATGGCCGGCAAGATACTCAAGTCCTTGAGCGGATCCCGGGAGCTGACAGAAGATGTGATCAAAGAATGGTTCATGTATTTCTATCAGTGCTCGGAATGCCGGCGTTGCTCTCTGTTTTGTCCCTATGGCATTGACACGGCTGAAATAACTATGATGGGCCGGGAACTGCTCAATCTCTTGGGATTGAACATCAACTGGGTCATGGAGCCGGTGGCCAACTGTTTCAGAGTAGGAAACCATTTGGGCATTCCTCCGCACACTTTTAAGGATATTGTTGACTTCATGTGCGAGGATATTGAGGACATTACCGGGGTTAAGATCGATCCGCCCATCAATAAAAAGGGAGCAGAGATCTTATTTGTTACTCCGTCTGGTGACTATTTTGCTGACCCGGGCACCTATACCTTCATGGGTTATTTGATGCTCTTTCATGAGCTGGGCCTGGATTATACAATGAGTGCATATGCGTCGGAAGGGGGGAATTTTGGACTCTTCACTTCGGCCGAAGCCATGAAACGCCTTAATGCCAAAATCTACGCCGAAGCCAAACGCTTGGGGGTGAAATGGATTTTGGGCGGTGAGTGCGGTCATATGTGGCGGGTTATCAACCAGTATATGGACACCATGAATGGTCCGGCCGATTTTTTGGATGTGCCCAGAAATCCGTTGACCGGGACTGTATTTTCCAATGCCCGGTCCACAAAGATGGTCCATATCACCGAATTCACCGCCGATCTGATCAAAAATAAGGTGTTAAATCTTGATCCAAGCCGCAACGATAACTTGAATGTCACCTACCATGACTCCTGCAATCCGTCGCGGGCCATGGGGCTTCTGGAAGAGCCGCGGTACGTGATCAAAAACGTGTGCAACAACTTTTATGAAATGCCGGAGCAGACTATCCGGGAGCAGACGTTTTGCTGTGGATCCGGGTCCGGACTGAATAATGAGGAATTTATGGAGATGCGCATGCGCGGGGGGATGCCCCGGGCTAATGCTGTCAAACACGTGCAAGAACAGTATGGAGTGAACATGCTCTCCTGCATCTGCGCCATTGACCGAGCTGCTCTGCCGCCTTTGATGGAGTACTGGGTCCCAGGAGTCGATGTCACTGGTGTGCACGAGCTGGTGGCCAATGCCTTGGTCATGCGCGGCGAAAAGGAACGAGAGACCGACCTGCGCGGTGAACCCTTGCCAGGGAAGGAGGGGTAA
- the dsrJ gene encoding sulfate reduction electron transfer complex DsrMKJOP subunit DsrJ: MYDSGKILTGLIIFLLLITFPFWYNLGQASYEPPDLVLPEDSQQCIEPTQWMRTNHMELLNTWRDMSVREGLTTFVSTSGESMEISLQKTCMDCHTDKVNFCDECHNKAAVSPYCWDCHIAPEEVANGQ; the protein is encoded by the coding sequence ATGTACGACAGTGGTAAGATCCTCACCGGATTGATCATTTTCCTCTTATTGATCACCTTTCCCTTCTGGTACAACCTGGGACAGGCTTCATACGAACCCCCAGATTTAGTTCTTCCGGAGGACTCTCAGCAATGTATTGAGCCTACTCAATGGATGCGGACCAATCACATGGAGCTCTTGAATACGTGGCGGGACATGTCTGTCCGAGAAGGCTTGACCACGTTTGTGAGCACCTCCGGAGAAAGTATGGAGATCAGCTTGCAGAAAACCTGCATGGACTGCCATACGGATAAGGTCAATTTTTGCGACGAGTGCCACAACAAAGCGGCTGTGAGCCCATATTGCTGGGACTGTCACATAGCGCCTGAGGAGGTCGCCAATGGACAATAA
- the dsrO gene encoding sulfate reduction electron transfer complex DsrMKJOP subunit DsrO translates to MDNNRRTFLKIAGISAALGLSGGIPLSLQAYTPADVEYVPTKGQITGKRWGMVIDTRKFTKPEDFQRVIEACHQTHNVPDIQGNEEIKWIWTDHFEQVFPSSSNPYLAERYEQQDFLLLCNHCNNPPCVRVCPTKATFQRADGIIMMDFHRCIGCRYCMAGCPYGSRSFNFSDPKPYVQNLNPDFPARMRGVVEKCTFCAARLEQGQMPACVEASNGGLIFGDLSDPDSEIRKVLRENFTVRRKVELGTNPCVFYIV, encoded by the coding sequence ATGGACAATAACAGGAGAACATTTCTCAAAATTGCCGGGATCAGTGCTGCCTTGGGCCTGAGTGGCGGCATTCCCCTGTCTTTGCAGGCCTATACCCCTGCAGATGTCGAATATGTGCCGACAAAAGGTCAGATCACTGGAAAGCGCTGGGGCATGGTCATCGATACCCGGAAGTTCACCAAGCCGGAAGATTTCCAAAGGGTCATCGAAGCTTGCCACCAAACGCACAATGTTCCGGACATCCAAGGGAATGAAGAAATCAAGTGGATATGGACTGATCATTTCGAGCAAGTTTTTCCCAGTAGTTCGAATCCGTATCTGGCTGAGCGTTATGAACAGCAAGATTTTCTTTTGTTATGCAATCATTGCAATAACCCCCCCTGTGTTCGGGTATGTCCGACCAAGGCCACATTTCAGCGGGCAGACGGTATCATCATGATGGATTTTCACAGGTGCATCGGGTGCAGGTACTGCATGGCCGGGTGTCCCTATGGATCACGCAGCTTCAATTTCAGCGATCCAAAGCCTTATGTGCAAAATTTGAATCCCGATTTTCCCGCCAGGATGCGGGGGGTGGTCGAAAAATGCACTTTTTGTGCCGCTCGACTGGAGCAGGGACAGATGCCCGCCTGCGTCGAGGCCTCAAATGGGGGCCTCATCTTTGGTGATCTCTCTGACCCGGATTCTGAGATCCGCAAGGTCCTGCGGGAGAATTTTACTGTTCGGCGCAAAGTTGAGCTGGGCACCAATCCTTGTGTTTTCTACATAGTTTAG
- the dsrP gene encoding sulfate reduction electron transfer complex DsrMKJOP subunit DsrP, producing the protein MFEKALQGDRRYWAWIIFLLAVMGIGSIFYLLQLVNGLTVTGMTRDVSWGFYIAQFTYMVGVAASAVMLVLPFYLHNAKQFSRMVILGEFMAIAAVIVCLGFIVVDLGQPQRLFNVVLHPTPNSILFWDMIVLNGYLLLNIVIGWSNLHAEHKGLSHPKWVKPLVYLSIVWAVSIHTVTAFLYQGLPGRHYWLTAILAARFLSSAFCSGPAILLILALIAKKVAKYDPGEKAVQTLATIITYAMVINVFFFLLEVFTAFYSDIPGHTHTLAYLFTGLHGAGSLVGWMWVMAVCALLSLVLLIPPQFRQKPELLVPGLILLIAATWIDKGLGLVVGGFIPNPFEGITEYAPTIPEIMISVMIYATGLLILTVLWKIAIGVKKETGSA; encoded by the coding sequence ATGTTCGAAAAGGCATTACAAGGGGACAGGCGCTACTGGGCCTGGATAATTTTTCTTTTGGCCGTCATGGGGATAGGGAGCATCTTTTACCTCCTTCAGCTGGTGAACGGCTTGACGGTAACCGGGATGACCAGGGATGTCTCCTGGGGATTCTACATCGCTCAGTTCACCTATATGGTTGGGGTGGCTGCTTCAGCGGTTATGCTCGTGTTGCCCTTTTACCTGCACAATGCCAAGCAGTTCTCCAGGATGGTCATCCTGGGTGAGTTCATGGCCATAGCCGCAGTCATTGTCTGCCTGGGATTTATTGTTGTCGATCTGGGGCAGCCGCAGCGTCTGTTCAACGTGGTCCTGCACCCGACCCCGAACTCCATCCTTTTTTGGGATATGATCGTTCTAAACGGGTATCTCTTGTTGAACATTGTCATCGGGTGGTCCAATCTGCATGCTGAGCACAAGGGGCTGTCCCATCCCAAGTGGGTGAAGCCCTTGGTGTATCTGTCCATCGTCTGGGCGGTGAGCATTCACACCGTGACAGCCTTTTTGTATCAGGGATTGCCCGGTCGGCATTACTGGCTGACCGCCATCCTGGCAGCCAGGTTTTTGTCCTCGGCGTTTTGCTCCGGACCGGCCATTCTGCTGATCCTGGCCCTTATCGCCAAGAAGGTCGCCAAGTACGACCCGGGGGAAAAGGCGGTTCAGACCCTGGCCACCATCATCACCTACGCCATGGTGATCAACGTCTTCTTCTTCCTGCTTGAGGTATTCACTGCTTTTTACAGCGATATTCCGGGTCATACGCATACCCTGGCCTACCTCTTTACCGGACTGCACGGAGCCGGCAGCTTAGTGGGCTGGATGTGGGTCATGGCGGTCTGCGCCCTCCTCAGCCTTGTGCTGCTCATCCCCCCTCAGTTCCGGCAGAAGCCGGAGCTCTTGGTCCCAGGCTTGATTTTGCTGATCGCCGCGACCTGGATCGACAAGGGGCTGGGGCTGGTTGTCGGCGGCTTTATTCCCAACCCGTTCGAGGGCATAACCGAGTACGCGCCGACAATTCCGGAAATAATGATCTCGGTCATGATTTACGCCACCGGTCTGTTGATTCTGACTGTTCTGTGGAAGATAGCTATCGGGGTCAAAAAGGAGACAGGCTCTGCATAA
- a CDS encoding ATP-binding protein, with the protein MFVQHYSHEEAIMPKITIDEEKCIGCGECVDVCPADVLEMQDDKAVVVNEDECLECESCVETCEQDAITLEVD; encoded by the coding sequence ATATTTGTTCAACATTATTCCCATGAGGAGGCAATCATGCCTAAAATTACAATTGATGAAGAAAAGTGCATTGGCTGCGGTGAATGTGTCGACGTCTGCCCAGCAGATGTTTTGGAAATGCAGGATGACAAGGCTGTTGTTGTCAACGAGGACGAATGCCTTGAGTGCGAGTCCTGTGTTGAAACCTGTGAGCAGGACGCCATCACCCTGGAAGTCGACTAG
- a CDS encoding YkgJ family cysteine cluster protein: MQFDLSPFFDEYDKIVRGLDSAFEQIQAQYPQEVRCQPGCCECCYALFDLTLVEAMALNRHFHANLDQEKKKQVLERAERADREIHRIKHQAYKAQQKGVETEEIFRDVGAKRVRCPLLTEDNACVLYAHRPLTCRVYGLPLQIHGQVRTCGMTGFEPGKSYPSINMDRLQDKLLDISQRMVASMPTKYDKLAEVMVPVSMALLTEYDDDYLGIVHAQEHIQSQAAEWTLGPVEKD, translated from the coding sequence ATGCAATTTGATCTGTCTCCTTTTTTTGACGAATATGACAAGATCGTGCGCGGGCTGGATTCAGCCTTCGAACAGATCCAGGCCCAGTATCCGCAGGAAGTCCGCTGTCAGCCCGGGTGCTGTGAGTGCTGCTACGCCCTGTTCGACCTGACCCTGGTTGAGGCTATGGCCTTGAACAGACACTTTCACGCCAATCTGGACCAGGAAAAGAAAAAACAGGTGCTCGAACGTGCGGAGCGGGCCGACCGAGAGATCCACAGGATAAAGCATCAGGCCTACAAAGCGCAGCAGAAAGGAGTGGAGACTGAGGAAATCTTCCGGGATGTGGGGGCCAAAAGGGTACGCTGTCCCCTGCTCACTGAGGATAATGCCTGTGTCCTGTACGCGCACCGCCCGCTGACATGCCGGGTCTACGGCCTTCCTCTGCAGATCCATGGACAGGTTCGAACCTGCGGAATGACTGGATTTGAGCCCGGAAAGTCCTATCCGTCCATCAACATGGACAGACTGCAGGACAAGCTCTTGGATATCAGCCAGCGCATGGTCGCTTCCATGCCCACAAAATACGACAAGCTGGCTGAGGTCATGGTGCCCGTTTCCATGGCCCTGCTTACTGAGTACGACGATGACTATCTGGGGATCGTGCATGCCCAGGAGCATATCCAGAGTCAGGCCGCGGAATGGACCCTGGGCCCGGTGGAGAAGGATTGA
- a CDS encoding tetratricopeptide repeat protein gives MAEQYQSVDEYLQTLQQQLKDNPQDGVAHYNLGCVLIGKGEYEKAEQELKTAIQLTPDLAEAYVQLGGLALRNGDLMTCLSFNKKATELRPRFAVPHGNIGFVQMQLGKVDEAVAALRRALSFDPKFVQARSTLGSAYLMQGDIDGCIEQCRQVITEQPTFGPAYNNLCLAYIQLQDYDQAIENCDLAIKYGYEMPDDILQELQPYRK, from the coding sequence ATGGCCGAACAGTATCAAAGCGTAGACGAATACTTGCAAACGCTGCAGCAGCAGCTCAAAGACAATCCGCAGGATGGGGTTGCCCACTACAATCTCGGCTGCGTGCTCATCGGAAAAGGCGAATACGAGAAGGCGGAGCAGGAGCTGAAGACAGCGATTCAGTTGACGCCTGATCTGGCTGAGGCCTATGTTCAGCTCGGCGGACTGGCCTTGCGCAATGGGGACCTGATGACCTGTTTGAGCTTCAACAAGAAGGCCACAGAGCTGCGGCCCAGGTTTGCGGTTCCGCACGGAAACATCGGCTTCGTCCAGATGCAGCTGGGGAAGGTGGACGAGGCAGTGGCTGCCCTGCGCCGGGCTCTGAGCTTCGATCCGAAGTTTGTCCAGGCCAGGTCCACCCTGGGCAGCGCCTACCTGATGCAAGGGGATATTGACGGCTGCATTGAGCAGTGCCGGCAGGTGATCACGGAGCAGCCCACCTTTGGTCCAGCCTATAACAATCTGTGCTTAGCCTATATCCAGCTGCAGGACTACGACCAGGCGATAGAGAATTGTGATCTGGCTATCAAGTACGGCTATGAGATGCCGGACGATATCCTGCAGGAACTCCAGCCGTACCGGAAGTAG